From Lolium perenne isolate Kyuss_39 chromosome 5, Kyuss_2.0, whole genome shotgun sequence, a single genomic window includes:
- the LOC127300009 gene encoding NAC domain-containing protein 1, with translation MPSSAAMPTLPPGFRFHPTDEELIVHYLSRQAASMPCPVPIVAEVNIYKCNPWDLPGKALFGENEWFFFSPRDRKYPNGARPNRAAGSGYWKATGTDKAILSTPASENIGVKKALVFYQGKPPRGVKTDWIMHEYRLTAANCKTTKRRGSSMRLDDWVLCRIHKKSSSNLPNFSSDQEQEQESSTVEDSHTTNNHNTVSSPKSEALDGDGDDQVQLQQFCPMAMTKSCSITDLLNTVDYAELSQLLLDGGGGSSSDAAGAIAAYQPPESPLIYGQPPWQQTLNYNNSHLDVPQLDDGRDYANGNNKYNGMKRRRSSSSLLCNQLQLPADQYSGMLIHPFLNQQLHM, from the exons ATGCCGAGCTCCGCCGCCATGCCCACCCTCCCTCCCGGCTTCCGGTTCCACCCCACCGACGAGGAGCTCATCGTCCACTACCTCTCCAGGCAGGCCGCCTCCATGCCCTGCCCCGTGCCCATCGTCGCCGAGGTCAACATCTACAAGTGCAACCCGTGGGACCTCCCCG GCAAGGCCTTGTTCGGGGAGAACGAGTGGTTCTTCTTCAGCCCCAGGGACCGCAAGTACCCCAACGGCGCGCGCCCCAACCGCGCCGCCGGGTCCGGCTACTGGAAGGCCACCGGCACCGACAAGGCCATCCTGTCCACGCCGGCGAGCGAGAACATCGGGGTCAAGAAGGCGCTCGTATTCTACCAGGGCAAGCCACCCAGGGGCGTCAAGACCGACTGGATCATGCACGAGTACCGCCTCACCGCAGCCAACTGCAAGACCACCAAGCGCAGAGGATCCTCCATGAGG CTGGATGACTGGGTGCTGTGTAGGATCCACAAGAAGTCCAGCAGCAACTTGCCCAACTTCTCCTCTgaccaggagcaggagcaggagagcTCAACCGTGGAGGACTCCCACACCACCAACAACCACAACACTGTGTCCTCCCCCAAGTCCGAAGCtctcgacggcgacggcgacgaccaGGTGCAGCTGCAGCAGTTCTGCCCCATGGCGATGACCAAGTCGTGCTCCATCACGGACCTCCTCAACACCGTCGACTACGCCGAGCTCTCGCAGCTCCtcctcgacggcgggggcgggtcGTCGTCGGATGCCGCCGGCGCCATTGCTGCCTACCAGCCGCCGGAAAGCCCGCTGATCTACGGGCAGCCTCCATGGCAACAAACACTAAACTATAACAACAGTCACCTCGACGTGCCGCAGCTAGATGACGGCCGTGATTACGCTAATGGTAATAACAAGTATAACGGGATGAAGAGGAGGAGATCCAGCAGCAGCTTGCTCTGCAACCAGCTGCAGCTCCCGGCGGATCAGTACAGCGGCATGCTGATCCACCCCTTCCTGAACCAGCAGCTGCACATGTGA